A segment of the Manihot esculenta cultivar AM560-2 chromosome 13, M.esculenta_v8, whole genome shotgun sequence genome:
gatgtcggatttagccgggtattacaattataagataataacatttaaaagatctgcagtttatCTGTAACTCTTATAGATAAAGGATTTTTCCGTTGTCTTTTTTGAAAAATGACTTATCacatagatatttgagtatctacaatattgtgatagttggttatgaatacaactcttttacgaaaaaaagtgtggaaaaataaaaaactgaaaaactaataaaatttcttCTGCGAAATTGTGAGAGTAAGGTTTTTGGAGTGATCGTTTTTCTGGACTGCAGATTGGGGAGCACATAGTTTATCCTTccgttgagagagctagcactccagaCGGAAGCGTTCGTGTGGGTACCATTGAAGGTGTTCGTttcaaaagcagcaccatcagtccggaatTGTATCTTCTcatcgagtctaacaggttagtctcttatcctttCTTTTGAAATAAACAAAGCACTCGGATCTTGTAAGGGaaacaaagattttttttttccactgcgtgttttgggttgcagtaatctctagGTTTCCTAACAGTCTCAGTGATGTGCTGATCCATTAAGCTCTATAGAGACTAGTCTCGGGCATCAATCTCCATGAACACACCCAAAGCCTGccaaaaaaaagcaaaaagaaaGTTAAAGAAAGACAAAAGAACAAAAATACTCTCGAGGAGGACAAACAACTCACCATAAGAAGCATCTCTCTCATACCATCTCCAAGATCCTTCCAGGATTGCAAACTGAAGATTGTTTGCTGTCTGGTAGAGCAGACCAGATAGTTGATGAGAGCAAGAAACTGGGGATCAGAAGCATCTGAGACCCTCAAACATCTTTTTGCGTAGTCAGAGTAGACTCAACAGTCATCTCGGTGGCATTCAGCAGCTCGTTATCCGAGGCAGATGATAGATGCTCTACCGCCTTTTTCCCTTTATCAACTGGAGGGGAAGGAGCTGCCCCTGCAGGTTCCAAGATACGGGCACACTTAGCAGCCTTGCCCACGATCGCAGGTTTCGAAGTCTGGGCCCATTTGGCAGCCCCGCCCCGATCACGATAGCTCCCGCAGCCTGGATAGGTGGGACATCCTGGGGAGCAGTCCTGGTGCTCTCTTTTGAGCTACTCCTAGCTAACTCGCTGAGCGGATAGGCTTTTTAGGGGTTTCCTTGGGAGTAGGAGTCTTGGCAGGGGTTTTCTTGGCCCAACCTTTTATTGAGTTCTTATAACCAACAAATATAGATAATCCAGCCTGGAGACCAAAGTAATAGAACCCATGGGTAAACCTAACAAGTCAAAAAAAAGTGCAGAATGACTCAACAAAAGAGGCAAAATCCCAACATAGGCAAACAGACTTGAAACAATACATGAACAAGATGAAATTAGGGAACAACATCCAAGGAGTCACCCTAAAATGACGAAAGGGGTAAAAAGGAAGATCAGCCCGAAATCATACTATTTTACaaaaaaagatcagattgcGCCCTTGCTGAATGTCTATCAGACCAGCCGGAGGTGAGTAGGGGAGAACAATCCTCTCATTAGATACGAGTGTCCTAATTCTATAGATGGCGATGTCAAAATAGTCACTGAAAAAGTAATGAGAAAGGGAGGAAGGGGTGATAGAGGACACCAAACCCACTACATCGAAAATTCTAGCAGAAGCCATGAAAATAGTAGGACGTACTTCGGATTAGAAAGGTAGAAATTACAGGGAAGAGAAAGGGAAAGATAGCAGAAGCAGCACAAGAGGCAGAGCAACAAGTGAAATCAAAAGCGTAAGTTTAAAATGGGTAAAGGCAAATAGAAGACATTTTGACAACTCTCCTAGAGCTGCATAGTAATAATTGGAGTTTTGGGATTTACCTCATCattaatcatgaaataatcaatGAGCAGGTAAAGGGGCACTTGATGATAACCGGGTCTTGGACACTTCGACTCAGGCTAAGCCCATACTGGAAAGGGCAAGTCTCAATTCTATTAAGACCCAACAGTTGGCCTACCTCATGTATAAGCCCAAAACTTGCTTGGATAGACCGGACAGGGCTCGAGTCTACATGTGGGAGGCCCAACTCGAATTACTTGCCAGACCCATGGGGCAGCAGACCCCGTAATACCTGAGATTGTGTCCACGCGGTGTCGGATGGAATTAAATAACCGCATGACAATGGAAAAAAGAGGCAATACATTCAAACATACAGTCAAACGTGATTATAATAGAAAATACGGATATAAGACAGCGATTACGCATCACTAAAAAATAAAGgagaaaaggaataaaaaaaatagaaggaGATCGACTACACTAACCTTATTAAAAATATACCTAGAGCTTACTTTTTACTGGATCTCGGTTTAGCATTAAAATGACACAATTTGCTGGGAAGATCTTCTTCTGCATATACAATGGCACACTTTTATATCAGCTCAAAATCTGTGGATGGATTCAAATACCGGGTCCTATGATATAAGCTTGGTCATTAAAATAAGGcactatattatattttttaattagttaattaatttaaaaaaaattattactcttcctaaatttactaataaactTTGAAATAAACAAGTGTCTGGTTTAATTATGAGATTAGTTctttaaaattcataataaaactATGTGATTAAATTGCTTGAAACACTACATATATTATAGTATGGAAGAATTTGTATCAAGAAACTATAATACAATGAAtctcatataaaaaattaaatagaattcatttatttatttatatttaaaactgGATCCAGATAATATAGTATTATAAGAAAAGGTTCTAATCCTGTTTTATTAAGAATTACCCATTTACAAATGCACACTGAGAAAATTGTATGATAGAGGGAAATAAATTATGTAATTGGGCAACATGCTTATGTCTTTAATGAAGGACTAATAACAACAATTTTTCCTATGTATAGTGGAAGTcccaaatatataattatttaatgtaTAAATAAGACATTAAATATAAcagaataatatataaatattaaataagtaTCAATGGGCATTATTTATAGTATTATAATTGTCCCACTACGAAACAAATCATCCCAAAGCAATTCACCATCTACAAAAGTTAATTAGTATTAGAGACAAAAGGGCACAATTGGCATTGCGGAGAACGCGTGCTGGTTATTTATACGAGTTCCAAACTTCCAAGGCAAGACATTAGCGAGTGAAAAAATGGGAAACAATTTACTTATTTCAGTTGCTTTGGCATCTTGTTTCATTGTTAGTAAACTAGTTTTCTACAGCCACGCAGTTGAATCACCTAAGTACTTATTAGTACATTCAGAATCAGATTATGAGATCAGACTCTACAGAGAAGTCTCCTGGATATATGCTCTTGTCCAAGAAACCTCCTTCGAGAAATCTACCGAAGATGGCTTTCACAGGTTTTGTTTCTTAACCCACTGATTTATGGGAGTTTGTTCATTCGgagtaaaaaaatttacaaaaatttaattcaattgattttttaataatttttttaaaataaataaatttaatttttttaacttaaaaaaaaaattatataattttataaaatttcatttgtCTTTCTATCAGGATTTACCAGTACATCCATGGAGAAAATCTCAACTCTTCTCAACTTCCAATAACTGCTCCTGTCTTAACAAGCGTCATAACATCATCTCCTAGGACAGTATACCATGTAAAGTTGTTCCTGTCCAAGGGGAACCCTCCACAGCCCAATCCTGAACTGAATTTGCAGCTGGAAAAATGGAGTGCTCGGTGTCTGGCAATTAgaaagttttctgggtttgccAAGGATGATAATGTTAAGAAAGAAATGGAGTCCCTAGTGGCCAGTTTAACTGAACATCCCACCGGAAATACAGTACTGGATTTTAACATTTCCTACACCATTGCCCAGTACAATTCTACTCGCCACACTTCAGGGCGATTAAATGAAGTGTGGGTTGATGTTTCAGAATTTAATATAGAGGGATGTTTACCCAAACAAGGAAAAAATTGATTATTCGACTGTGTCAGATTTCTCTGGATCTTGGAAGGATCTTGTGTGAATGTACGGAGGAAATAATGTCCTT
Coding sequences within it:
- the LOC110629695 gene encoding heme-binding protein 2, with protein sequence MGNNLLISVALASCFIVSKLVFYSHAVESPKYLLVHSESDYEIRLYREVSWIYALVQETSFEKSTEDGFHRIYQYIHGENLNSSQLPITAPVLTSVITSSPRTVYHVKLFLSKGNPPQPNPELNLQLEKWSARCLAIRKFSGFAKDDNVKKEMESLVASLTEHPTGNTVLDFNISYTIAQYNSTRHTSGRLNEVWVDVSEFNIEGCLPKQGKN